From the genome of Glycine soja cultivar W05 chromosome 14, ASM419377v2, whole genome shotgun sequence:
TTCACGGGTACGTAATTTTATGATTGATTCATTATtcctaatttaaaattgataatatgTAACATACATgtacttaattattaatttttgagtTATACTgttttatacaataaatattttataatattattatttttatatcatttatcttatttcacacttctttctttttccttcttactatattttaatggaataataatgtaaaaattatttatagtctCCGTACTTACTATTTATTCtgaaaaaattatatgcatttatttttaattcaatttctttataaacaaattaaagatGTATTAACTAGACAAGAGATGTTCAAATCCACATACAAAAGGTCATctacattaaaaaatacttagtaTATGATTTATCGGACTCATACACCAATAAAAGTCAAGGCACTTGCAGGAGATCGGGAATAGGAGATTTGGCTGTGTTTCGTTATGATTTACTATTTCTTTCTGGAGTATTTGCCGTCTGTTTACATAAATTATCGGACGACGATGACATTATAAATTGAACGTTGATAGCTTAAGCAACACAGAAACCTTCAGTGAGCATTAagatcattaattaatattagcaCAGGTGACAGGACCAATAATAGTGCTATCTAGAATTAAAGCCCCTATAATTGGCTCGCCCTAAATAGTTCCTGACGTTTAACCTGTGATCTGCTctccaaaacaaaaacatatatatatatatatatatatatatatatatatatatatatatacgcgATAACAGTAGCTGAGACATTCTACACTACACTATTAGGATAATAAAATGCTTCTTGCTCCAATCCAAGCCTAAGATCTTAATTAGATTCGCTCCATGACTTCCAAGAGTCCTTGAAACTTGTTTTTGTATCATTTGGTGCATACCAATTGACCACATTCAAGAAAACCAAATTATACATATGCATTAACAATCAAcaccataaataaaaaaattaataaaatcttttaaattagtAAGTTTAATATAAGATTGTTATagtaatttatgatttaattttaaaataattatttgtctcTCATCtttcatctttatcagcatTTAGTTTTAGGATActattctctctcctcactcttTCTCCTCTCTCctaaacatatattatttaaattagaatatatatatatatatatatatatatatatatatatattaaaaaatattaaatgtgtctgattcacatttattttaaataataataattgatctattaaaatgaatttgaaaagtaattattttcccaaaaacaatttaatagtaaaaaaaataaattacattgtTTTTATATTTCGTTTTTCAACTAAATTGTTGCTCTCTTTGagccacatttttttaaaaaaaatgtttttgtaattttgatgaaacaaatattttttaattactttttttaaaaaaggtaatcatttatttaaaaaaaattactcattttttattttatatttaattatatgtttgttgtgtatttaaaaaaaattactcatttaaaaaaaattactcatttTGATGAaacaaattactttttttagtcATAATGTTTTAGATTAAAGTGTGgtgtcaaattttttttatgtgattaTAATAtgcaaattatattaattaagtaaaatgcttacaataaaaaaaacattttccttCTTTAATTATCATGTGACGTATAAATAATTTTCCCGAggacaaagaaaagaaattgtatataatttttctagaagaaaaggATACATATGAAGTGATCATAAAACCCTTAATTGATAAGGTTTCTTTAAGACTTCTGATATCCTTACAAAAATTGGATTTgagatattttaatataactgtgttttttttttttattaacagagAAAAAAACCCCATTGAAATGTCATACCACGAACAAAAATGTCAAATTTCAACTTGTATAGCTACAACTCCAGCGACCCGTGCCTATGAGGCCTACAGCATCTAgctagaaagaaaacaaaaagttgCATGAAAGAACACAATCTCACTTGAAGCATACAAGACTCAGGCACAAACAAGACTCATTGTGGCTCAAACAAGCACAACAACACTTCCCTATTAAGGTTCCTCAACCGTTGCTGTGGATTGTTTTGGAAGCAGAGAATATTCCAGGGAGATATTACAGATACTAAGGAAGTGTTGTGCGTTTAAATAAGCATTTTTATGATCTTAATCGTGAATTAAATGCTTTGAACGAGGCATATGGATTAACAATTAGTCTATAGGacagaaatattaaaataaatataatttattattttattttttaaatatttttatcaattaaatggGCCAACCCACTAACTGGTGGGCTAAAGTGGACAGGTGTAGATGAGTGATTTTAAGTGCTCGATGATTTTAAGGGGTCTTCCATTGCACCTCATATTTTACTTCTCACATCctccttttgtatttttgtaattCCCCTAAAGTATATGCTTTTCATCTCAGAAATATTTCCAAGAGGTCCTTCCATTGAAAAACATAAGGGAATGTAGCGAAGAGGAAAGTGGATGTGTTGCCATGTTCCTGATTTACTCTGTTCCACTCTCTATTTCTCCCTCTCATCACAAGTGCTTCACATTCCTGAGGTCATCTTAACGTGCCACCTCGTAAAACACATGGAGGCACGTACATTAACCCATTTAACACCCAAGATTTATAATTATCGCATCGCTCCTAGCAAATGTGATTAATAATGTGCATAAATTTGAttaattcttttgttatatgtggttaaaaataaataaatgtaattgtatataattattaattatggtTAATATTAACCACTTTGCAGCTACAACCAATCactataagacatttcaataATCACATGATACAATAAATCATGTTAATACTGTTCGACATTTTAATAACCTCATATTACAATTACTTAtcgataattatataaaatcacATTCATTTACTCTTAACTACTCATGagataaaattaatcatattcaCAAATTTAATACATGTGATTAAAGTTTATTTGTTCAATAAgaacttttaatataataactaaattaacAAAATCCAATATTTACACagaattattacaaaaaattattcatcaaatattttgtttttctctctacaCACTCTTCAATGTCTCTCtacccaaaaaaacaaaaaaaacactctTTATTGTGTCAATATAGAGAGGAGAGATATCAACTTACATGAATATATCTTATATAAATTaagctaaattgtaattttattctTCTTGTTTTCATAAATTTGCGATTTCAGTTTCCGTGAAATTTTATGCAACGTTTGATCTCTTAGTTTTCAAACTTTGTGATTTTGGTTCTTCTGTTAAATTTTAGTATTGATTATCTATTAGATtacatgaaatatttaaaatgaatttattaaaacataaatatgattattgtttaattaaattaagtaaaaattaattgaaaacaaaaaaaaatgaaaatcactcATTTTTgcaattcttcttttttttttgtcttgcttATATCACTCACTTTATTTCACTGAGAGTGAAAGAGTGGGCCAGTGATAAGTATAACAAGAGAGTAAGAAGGATTGCAAAACGAAGATATCtttatattatctttatttttttagttaatttttacttattttaattaaataataatcatattatgttttaataaattcattttaaatgtgtcatgttatttaataaatagtcaacactaaaaattaagaaaaggatTAAAATTACAAAGTTTGAAAACTAAGAAgactaaatattataataaaatttcataggaacaaaaattataaatttatatttatagaaaaaaggaagaacaaaAGTCTAATTTAGCCTATCAATAATAATTGATGACTTTTTATTAATCTAActgttaaattataaatatatatttgattgactgtgtttgtcaacttttattaaaattaaataaggtTAGGAAGAAAACGAAATGATTCATGTTTTGATATGTTATATACAAAGATATATAATATGACATTAATTTTGACTTAGATGGGTTCAACTAAACCCATCCAAAATCTCGTTGACGAAATAGGTTTAGTACTTAAAATAACATTTCTGTTTTTTCTAGAATTGAATGAGCAAAACTCCAAGGCGACGCAGTTTATaacttaacaaataaaaaaaattaacaaacgcCATTTACTCAaacatttttgtaataataagaaggaaaaaaaaaacattcaattttgaagcACTGAGATCCCGCAACAGAATCTTCCGTTTTCCTATTCTCAGACAAAACCCCCAGGAAACAGGAAAGAACAAAGTGCCAAGCTGTAATCTCGCAACAGCATAACTCATAAAACTGAAAACTGTTCCATTCATCCAACGCTCTACACGACGTGTCGTGCAACCAACAACGTTGGTGACACGCCAAAACAACAAACTGTCGTTTTTTCTGTTATCTCCTCCACGCCATACCATGAAACACCAACCTATAATcctttcatcttcttctattctCCCACCCAAACCACGATGATGCGCAACTTCAACCCCTCAAGAAGTACCCTTTCTCCCTCTAATTAAGACGACGTATTCCTATCGTATACACCACACCGTACGTATTCGTAGATGTCTTCCCATTGGTGTCACCGGTGCAACAAATTTGTCAGAGCATGGCGACAAGAAATGCCCGTTTGTCCCGATTGCGACAGCGGATTCGTCGAAGAGATCGAACCTTCGAACCGGCCCGTCCACCACGTGGAAACTCGCCGCCGTAGGTTCCCGACAGCGGCGGCGATGTACATGATGGGCCACCGTTCGGGTAACTCGGATCACAACCCCCGTTACTCTAGCCGTCAGCATTGCCGGAACGTTATTGGAGACCGGTCACTGCTCAACCGGGTCATCATGCTCCAGAGCGAGGGGACAAGCCGCGACCGTGGCTCCGGTTTCGAGCTTTTCTTCGACGACGGAGCCGGTTCCGGTTTCCGACCTCTCCCTCCGAGGATGTCGGAGTTTCTCCTCGGAACAGGGATCGACCGTGTCATGGACCAGCTTTCCCACGTGGAGTCAAACTCCGACGGCGGGAGGCACGACCAGCAGAGCCACGCGCCGGCGTCGAAATCCGCCGTGGAGTCCCTACCGGCGATTGAGATAAACGCGACCCACACGGCGATTGAATCGCACTGCGCGGTTTGCAAGGAGCCTTTCGAGCTTTGCACCATGGCAAAGGAAATGCCATGCAAACACATATACCACGCGGAATGCATACTACCGTGGCTCGCGATTAAAAACTCGTGCCCCGTGTGCCGGCACGAGTTGCCATGCGAGAACGCACGTGCGAGATTGGAGCGcgtggaggaggaggaagagaacAACAACTTGGGGTTAACGATCTGGAGGTTACCGGGTGGCGGTTTTGCGGTGGGGAGATTCGGAAGAAGAGAGGGTGAGAGAGAGGTTAACGTTCCTCTTGTGTACACGGAAGTGGATGGTGGGCTTAACTTCAACAACGTTCTTGTGGGGGAACCGAGGAGGGTTTCGTGGTCGGTGTTGGAATCTAGCGGGAGCAGAAGAGGTGGCGCGTTTAGGAGAATGTTTAACCATTTGTTTAGTTGCCTGAGAGGTGGTGGGGTTGGGCCTAatcgttcttcttcttcaagCACTGTGAGGAGTAATAGTTTTAGGGCTTCTACTCGTCAAAGCGTGGGTCCCTCTCCACCTTCTTCGCGTAGGACTTGGTCTATGGATGTCAACGGGGGAACCAGACCATggtaataataattatgtaacATCAATTGGTATATTATGTATGGATAATGATTTCGGATATATAGTTTGTAATTAATGATCTGAAGCGCCTTCATCATGCATGTTGTTCTCATATATGCTTTTCTCTTACTTGTCACTTGTAAATTAGGTTTGGTTAGCTTTGGTGTTTGTCTTGTAAATTCGTGTCCTTGTCAAGGCTTGTTTCATTTCTAGCTCTACACGTTCAAATCTGCATGGCAATTAAACACAGGCACGCATGCATTAATCAGTTTGATTGTCTTGCTAATTCGTGTTCCTCGTCATTGTTTTCCTCTAAAAATCTGCATCGATCATAAGGCATGGATACTGCCTTGATCAATTTACATGGAAAAAGGAGGATTGAGTTCCATTATATTTGAAGATGAAAGAAGTTTGAGAAGCTTCTTATGAAGTTATTTTTAATCGTCTatgataatttgtatttttcatttgttgttgttgtatatatgcatatgttaaaaatatatcacAAAATTAGAAAGAtagattttattcatttaattttgagtTCAATAAACATTTATCAAGTACAGCATTCAGAGTTCCTaaatttttttcagaaaatgcATGGGTCAAGGGTAAAACTGTAaaaatgaattgtaaaaaattaaagacgTGTCCTCTCGTTCTCCTTCAACAAAAATTTAAGAGAGATAATGACATCAATTGGCTGTCTTTGGGTAGTAAATAAAACTGATCAAAATTACAAGGAATTTATAAAGACGTGTCTTCTCTCCTTTCTCTCATTGAGAAATTGCTTCCAACCATTTAAATGATatgattaaatttcataattcaaATTCTCACGCtccattaatttgtttaatcAATAGCAAATTTGAATGgggattgaatttttttctgtGACATTGATTAAACAAATTTCATAATTCAACACCACAGTCCACGGACGACGACGAGATGAGAACAAATGTTATGTTCGAAAAGAACCAAATAGGTTATTTgacctaaaaaataatataaacatcTTTTCTATCCCTACTTTTGACTcctataatttgttttaatgttCAATGTTCATGTTAAAGTTTGAATCTATGATTCCAACTTCTCACTACTAGACCAACCTAGTAATTCTAGAccctaataatttaattaatatgtgtAATTTTGATTCCTTTAACTTTAACTggttaaatttttcattttcaaaattttaattatttaaattaagtcTCTCAAATCTCACCCTAAAATTAATCGAAATATAAATGAGATGTGGTGTATtgttaatttgtataaattagcaaataaaaatgtaatttttaaataaaaatgtaacaaaagccatttatatttttcatttatttatataatttgccCTTTACAAATCAATAATACGTATCTCacacttttattacatttatgtTAATTATTGGATTAAATTTTAAGACGAGAggcttaatttgaaattttgaaaaactatgAGAAATAAATGTAAGCAATTAAAATTGTGAGGACTTAAACTAGACATTGACTAAGGGTATGATTAGTTtagaaaggaaaatgcaaagagagaaaaatgagtgaaaagtgacatgattttgtaggttatttgataagaaagaaatgaatagaaataaagttaaaaaaatatttttctcttaattaattgtgtaacaaataaatcaaaagaaaaatatgatataaagtaaagaacataaagAAAGCTTGTGGGTTTcacattcttttttatatatgcttccttcctttttgaaaCCAtaccaatttaattttttattattatttttgttgctCAAGTCCGTCCACTTCCTCTTGTTTCAAGCAGAGtttaaagtattaaaaatatt
Proteins encoded in this window:
- the LOC114384470 gene encoding probable E3 ubiquitin-protein ligase RHC2A, giving the protein MSSHWCHRCNKFVRAWRQEMPVCPDCDSGFVEEIEPSNRPVHHVETRRRRFPTAAAMYMMGHRSGNSDHNPRYSSRQHCRNVIGDRSLLNRVIMLQSEGTSRDRGSGFELFFDDGAGSGFRPLPPRMSEFLLGTGIDRVMDQLSHVESNSDGGRHDQQSHAPASKSAVESLPAIEINATHTAIESHCAVCKEPFELCTMAKEMPCKHIYHAECILPWLAIKNSCPVCRHELPCENARARLERVEEEEENNNLGLTIWRLPGGGFAVGRFGRREGEREVNVPLVYTEVDGGLNFNNVLVGEPRRVSWSVLESSGSRRGGAFRRMFNHLFSCLRGGGVGPNRSSSSSTVRSNSFRASTRQSVGPSPPSSRRTWSMDVNGGTRPW